Proteins from a single region of Cytophagaceae bacterium:
- a CDS encoding NAD(P)H-dependent oxidoreductase — MKNILIINGHPNPASYCMALGESYKNGALIGGANVEEVILNKMQFDPILRYGYSKRMDLEPDLMDAWEKIKKADHLVIIFPMWWGNMPALLKGFFDRLFLPGMAFSYRENSVWWDKLLKGRSGRLIITMDQPPFYHYLVNWAPVIRSLKKMVLEFCGVSPVSTTSIGPIRNSTEEYRKKYLEKVFELGKKMK, encoded by the coding sequence ATGAAAAATATACTGATTATTAACGGTCATCCCAATCCAGCAAGCTATTGTATGGCTCTAGGTGAAAGTTATAAAAATGGGGCATTGATTGGCGGTGCCAATGTAGAAGAAGTGATTTTGAACAAAATGCAATTTGATCCAATTTTGAGATATGGTTATTCAAAAAGAATGGATCTTGAACCCGACCTGATGGATGCATGGGAAAAAATAAAAAAGGCGGATCACCTGGTCATAATTTTTCCGATGTGGTGGGGCAACATGCCGGCATTGCTCAAAGGTTTTTTTGACCGTTTGTTTTTACCGGGAATGGCTTTCAGTTACCGTGAAAATTCGGTTTGGTGGGATAAACTGCTCAAAGGGCGTTCAGGAAGGCTCATTATTACGATGGATCAGCCTCCATTTTACCATTATCTGGTCAACTGGGCTCCGGTAATCCGGTCATTAAAAAAGATGGTTTTGGAATTTTGTGGTGTTTCACCGGTGAGTACGACTTCAATAGGCCCAATTAGAAATTCTACAGAAGAGTATCGTAAAAAATATCTTGAAAAGGTTTTTGAATTAGGCAAAAAAATGAAATAA
- a CDS encoding DUF3995 domain-containing protein, producing the protein MKTYQIILLTDSFIILMVSLIHFYWGMGGQWGVKAVIPTKRNTTRAFDPPQSLTFLVALAFLIMSLILFVFANNWADGFLQKILKYLSYAIGLVFFARSIGDFKFFGFFRKYNNTLFSYWDSWLFTPLTLIVGLSIMLGIWFR; encoded by the coding sequence ATGAAAACATACCAGATTATCCTCCTGACTGATTCTTTTATAATATTGATGGTTTCGTTGATACATTTTTATTGGGGAATGGGAGGCCAATGGGGTGTCAAAGCAGTGATACCCACCAAACGAAACACCACAAGAGCGTTTGACCCGCCTCAATCACTTACATTTTTGGTGGCTCTGGCTTTTTTAATAATGTCTCTTATACTATTTGTTTTTGCCAATAATTGGGCAGATGGGTTTTTGCAAAAAATTCTAAAATACCTTTCCTATGCTATTGGATTGGTGTTTTTTGCCAGAAGCATAGGCGATTTCAAATTTTTCGGTTTTTTCCGGAAATATAATAATACCCTGTTTTCTTACTGGGATTCGTGGTTATTTACTCCCCTAACCTTAATAGTGGGTCTGAGTATTATGTTGGGCATTTGGTTTAGATAA
- a CDS encoding TetR/AcrR family transcriptional regulator: MSVADRKEREKEEMKARILDAAKKLFLENGFEKTSIRNIAEEIEYSPGTIYLYFKDKNDLLFALHQQAFGGLMESFMNVATVEDPFERLIALGHQYLKFAFENPEMYELMFLLIAPMEALECCNEVWEDGRRSYDLLKIIVTECQQAGYFAGKDIDDLSLIIWSAVHGLASIHLRRRTMIFSEEERLPRLYRAFDLLTPMLKNL; the protein is encoded by the coding sequence ATGAGCGTAGCAGACAGAAAGGAAAGGGAAAAAGAAGAAATGAAAGCCAGGATACTGGATGCAGCCAAAAAGCTGTTTCTTGAAAATGGCTTTGAGAAAACCAGTATCAGGAATATTGCAGAAGAAATCGAATATAGCCCCGGCACCATATATCTATATTTTAAGGATAAAAATGACTTGTTGTTTGCCCTTCATCAACAGGCATTTGGAGGCTTGATGGAATCATTCATGAATGTAGCCACTGTTGAAGATCCTTTTGAAAGACTCATAGCCCTTGGGCATCAATATTTAAAGTTTGCATTCGAAAATCCGGAAATGTATGAACTGATGTTTTTGCTCATTGCTCCTATGGAAGCCCTTGAATGCTGCAATGAAGTATGGGAAGACGGTCGAAGATCCTACGATCTACTCAAAATAATAGTAACCGAATGTCAACAGGCCGGTTATTTTGCAGGAAAAGACATCGATGATCTTTCACTTATCATTTGGAGTGCAGTACATGGGTTAGCTTCAATTCATTTACGTCGCCGTACAATGATTTTCTCTGAAGAAGAACGGCTACCAAGACTTTACAGAGCTTTTGATTTATTAACTCCCATGCTAAAAAATCTATGA
- a CDS encoding thermonuclease family protein, translated as MLYLLIFNILMFLQTNLESTVVGIMDGDTIELRMVGTNPKTKTRLGKNLRIRLAHVDCPERGFPYYQKAKDFTSKACFKKTVKVIHNFEYDRYGRLIGEVVLPDGKILNQELVKNGLAIHFKKYSKSSFYAKLEIEAKKNKKGMWAE; from the coding sequence ATGCTATACCTGCTCATTTTCAATATTTTAATGTTTTTGCAAACCAACCTGGAGTCAACAGTTGTGGGAATAATGGATGGTGATACGATTGAATTGAGAATGGTGGGTACCAATCCTAAAACCAAAACCAGACTTGGGAAAAACCTTAGAATCAGGTTGGCACATGTTGATTGTCCCGAAAGAGGATTTCCGTATTATCAAAAAGCCAAAGATTTTACCTCCAAAGCATGCTTTAAGAAAACTGTCAAGGTGATTCATAACTTTGAATATGACCGATATGGAAGGCTAATTGGTGAGGTGGTACTGCCTGATGGAAAAATCCTGAATCAGGAGCTGGTTAAAAATGGCCTTGCGATTCATTTTAAAAAATATTCGAAATCAAGCTTTTATGCCAAACTCGAAATAGAGGCTAAAAAAAATAAAAAAGGAATGTGGGCGGAGTAA
- a CDS encoding phospholipase, with translation MKSFIYLAIVLSANTCFNRKDEPIEKKFRFEKQIMVGNLTRTYTVVLPENFYEEKDFPVVFGLHGGGGSGSQFENHYNFSPLALKRGYVVVYPDGVQSDGILRVRTWNGGTCCDYAMEKQIDDVGFFSALIDQVVKDYKVNPRKVYFTGMSNGAIMSYRLACELSGKITAIAAVSGPLSVIGDCKATRPVPVMHLHSVKDENVPHLGGIGINGITFAPVMSGLNTFANLNGCNKTPNILVDDQKYKLTVWNNCRNSSEIVYYLTRDGGHSWPGAEWVRQAADEPSHVIDANSLILDFFEKF, from the coding sequence ATGAAATCGTTTATTTACCTGGCCATAGTTTTGTCTGCCAATACTTGTTTTAACCGTAAAGATGAACCGATTGAGAAGAAATTTAGGTTTGAAAAACAAATTATGGTTGGCAATCTAACCCGCACTTATACGGTTGTTTTACCTGAAAATTTCTATGAGGAAAAGGATTTTCCGGTTGTTTTTGGCCTGCATGGAGGTGGCGGAAGCGGCTCGCAATTTGAAAACCATTACAATTTTTCACCACTTGCTTTGAAAAGAGGGTATGTTGTGGTTTACCCTGACGGCGTTCAATCCGATGGCATTCTCAGGGTCAGAACCTGGAATGGTGGTACTTGCTGTGACTATGCTATGGAAAAGCAAATTGATGATGTGGGATTTTTCAGTGCACTTATCGACCAGGTGGTCAAAGATTACAAAGTAAACCCCCGAAAAGTATATTTCACAGGGATGTCAAATGGGGCAATTATGAGTTACCGACTCGCATGTGAATTATCAGGCAAAATTACCGCCATTGCGGCAGTGAGTGGCCCCTTGAGTGTAATTGGGGATTGTAAGGCCACCAGACCCGTTCCTGTAATGCATTTACATTCGGTAAAAGACGAAAATGTACCACATCTTGGGGGCATTGGCATCAATGGAATCACTTTTGCACCGGTTATGAGTGGACTGAACACCTTTGCCAATCTGAACGGCTGTAATAAAACCCCGAATATTTTGGTTGATGATCAAAAATATAAGCTTACGGTCTGGAACAATTGCCGAAACTCCTCTGAAATAGTATATTATCTAACCCGTGACGGCGGGCACTCCTGGCCTGGGGCTGAGTGGGTCCGACAAGCAGCCGATGAGCCTTCTCATGTAATTGATGCAAATAGCCTGATTCTTGATTTTTTTGAGAAATTTTAA
- a CDS encoding OmpA family protein, with amino-acid sequence MKNLSIIILFITNQAFSQFSIKNITVNPYLGYGISIPGRNQVVGSERLTNEWQPGIVTGKLKDGLIRSTNTYGLDFKYPISEKFNISFDLARNSHLLYYKTSMPYNVKNYEIVGYYFDYKYFSTGLGFWYETPQTEFFFKTHFIPNIYNYAEKKSLIGDSDDTDFVSGTGLKQELVWSNEIKAKFSLGFYKKVELLDNHLKLGVVLDVSPQVFFTEKFSFYQNNRYLSENTINFFINSVSGVVSIPIKRNETIKNLKPENPVFLPEEVEYDGQVIEEGKSIVLENIKFKQTKFVLSPAGMNELDIVYDFLLENPRARIELTGHTSSEGSKAQNMELSKKRAEMCKDYLVKKGIKSTRIRAYGLGSERPISSGNQELNRRVEMRIYVSVK; translated from the coding sequence ATGAAAAATTTATCAATCATTATTTTATTCATCACAAACCAGGCCTTTTCTCAATTTTCTATTAAAAATATTACTGTGAATCCTTATCTGGGTTACGGAATTTCGATCCCCGGCAGAAATCAGGTGGTTGGGAGTGAGCGATTGACCAATGAATGGCAGCCTGGAATAGTTACAGGAAAACTCAAAGATGGCTTAATAAGATCAACCAACACTTATGGCCTAGACTTCAAATACCCAATCAGTGAAAAATTCAATATCAGTTTTGATTTGGCAAGAAATTCTCATTTGCTGTATTACAAAACTTCGATGCCGTACAATGTCAAAAATTATGAAATAGTGGGCTATTATTTTGACTATAAATATTTCAGCACAGGTCTTGGATTTTGGTATGAAACACCCCAAACCGAATTTTTCTTCAAAACACATTTTATCCCAAATATTTATAATTACGCCGAGAAAAAAAGCCTTATCGGGGATTCTGATGATACAGATTTTGTTTCGGGAACCGGACTCAAACAAGAACTGGTTTGGTCAAATGAAATTAAAGCCAAGTTTTCTCTGGGTTTTTACAAAAAAGTGGAGCTATTGGATAATCATTTAAAACTTGGGGTGGTTCTTGACGTTTCACCTCAGGTTTTTTTTACAGAGAAATTCTCGTTTTATCAAAATAATCGTTATTTGTCAGAAAACACCATCAATTTCTTCATAAATTCCGTATCGGGGGTGGTTTCGATACCCATAAAAAGAAATGAAACCATCAAAAATCTGAAACCTGAAAACCCTGTTTTCCTGCCTGAAGAAGTGGAATATGACGGCCAAGTGATTGAAGAGGGCAAAAGCATAGTGTTGGAAAATATAAAATTTAAGCAAACCAAGTTTGTTCTCAGCCCGGCAGGAATGAATGAACTTGACATCGTTTATGATTTTTTGCTTGAAAATCCCAGGGCCAGAATCGAGCTCACCGGGCACACCTCATCTGAAGGCTCAAAAGCACAAAACATGGAGTTATCAAAGAAAAGGGCCGAAATGTGTAAAGATTACCTGGTAAAAAAAGGCATCAAATCCACACGAATCAGGGCTTATGGACTCGGTTCGGAAAGGCCAATTTCATCAGGCAATCAGGAACTTAACCGACGAGTAGAAATGAGAATATATGTTTCCGTAAAATAA
- a CDS encoding alpha-L-fucosidase — MRKINLWIILFLITGIFSCKNAKISAPEPVYPIPTQQQLDWHKLETYAFIHFTTNTFTGKEWGFGDESPEIFNPSELDAEQWVKTIKDAGLKAVILTCKHHDGFVLWPSKYTPHSVAASPYKNGKGDIVKEVSEACKKYGLKFGIYLSPWDRNRGDYGTPSYVDYYRMQLQELFENYGPVFEMWFDGANGGDGFYGGKNEKRKIDGKTFYDWPKTIELVRGLEPNILFFSDAGPDIRWVGNERGVAGSTNWNNISRDTLYAGKSGIEKLLNTGNESGANWVPAEVDVSIRPGWFYHKEEDEKVKTPEQLFDIYLTSVGRGSNLLLNIPPDRRGLIHENDVNALLGWRKLLNERFSKNLAQNAVVNTSSNFSKKLLPSHLTDGNTDSYWAAKKGSQSVDITIKLSGKYLVSYVEIQENIALGQRVKTFDVELSENNQWVKKAEGTTIGYKRILKITPTETDKIRITIKDSKAEPVLNEIKVW; from the coding sequence ATGAGGAAAATTAATCTTTGGATTATTCTTTTTTTGATAACTGGTATTTTTTCTTGTAAAAACGCAAAAATTTCAGCTCCGGAACCAGTTTATCCGATTCCAACCCAACAACAGTTAGACTGGCATAAGCTGGAAACTTACGCTTTCATTCATTTCACTACAAATACATTTACCGGGAAAGAATGGGGCTTTGGTGATGAAAGTCCGGAAATATTTAATCCTTCGGAACTAGATGCAGAACAATGGGTAAAAACCATAAAAGATGCCGGATTGAAAGCGGTTATTCTTACCTGCAAGCATCATGATGGCTTTGTTTTGTGGCCAAGTAAATATACCCCACATTCAGTAGCTGCCAGTCCTTACAAAAATGGGAAGGGGGATATCGTAAAAGAAGTTTCAGAAGCTTGTAAAAAATATGGATTGAAGTTTGGAATTTACCTCTCACCATGGGATCGGAACCGTGGTGACTATGGAACACCTTCCTACGTGGATTACTACAGAATGCAATTACAGGAATTGTTTGAAAATTACGGGCCTGTATTTGAGATGTGGTTTGATGGAGCCAATGGCGGGGATGGTTTTTATGGAGGTAAAAATGAAAAAAGAAAAATCGATGGGAAAACTTTTTATGATTGGCCAAAAACCATCGAATTAGTGAGAGGCCTTGAGCCCAACATTCTCTTTTTCAGTGATGCAGGTCCCGATATCCGCTGGGTTGGAAACGAAAGGGGTGTAGCCGGAAGCACAAATTGGAACAATATAAGCCGTGATACGCTTTACGCTGGTAAATCTGGAATTGAAAAACTACTGAACACTGGCAATGAGTCAGGGGCAAACTGGGTACCTGCCGAGGTAGATGTAAGTATAAGACCCGGTTGGTTTTACCATAAAGAGGAAGACGAAAAAGTAAAAACTCCTGAACAGCTTTTTGATATTTATCTTACTTCTGTGGGGCGGGGTTCTAACCTGTTGCTCAATATTCCACCCGATCGTCGGGGACTCATTCATGAAAACGACGTTAATGCTCTTTTAGGATGGAGAAAACTGCTTAATGAAAGATTTTCAAAAAATCTGGCTCAAAATGCTGTAGTAAATACAAGTTCGAATTTTAGCAAAAAACTTCTTCCAAGTCATTTGACAGATGGAAATACCGATAGCTATTGGGCTGCCAAAAAAGGAAGTCAAAGTGTCGATATCACGATAAAATTATCCGGAAAGTATTTGGTTTCGTATGTTGAGATCCAGGAGAATATAGCCTTGGGTCAAAGAGTAAAGACATTTGATGTGGAGTTATCCGAAAATAATCAGTGGGTAAAAAAAGCAGAAGGGACAACCATAGGTTATAAACGAATTTTGAAAATTACACCTACAGAAACTGATAAAATCAGAATTACGATAAAAGATTCAAAGGCTGAGCCGGTTTTGAATGAGATCAAAGTTTGGTAA
- a CDS encoding DUF4153 domain-containing protein has product MAKLFSQESVLNLVNSFRKSVSRFPVTILVAVAATGVFIMMVKQSDGPNEDGLLRIALSLILAIPLTFSAEIFEERKRLPRFLVVGLCLVYILGFYYFSTKNEALFENQIFVIKYFVLLITAHLMAAVAPYLLEKNIPAFWQYNKNLFLGIFISLLYSVTLAIGLTLAFLGVKELFELNFSEHWIGYIWVFCIGTVNTLIFLSKIPALTEIDKESSFPLALKYFTQYVLLPLVAVYLLILLAYAGKILGMWSLPKGYVSIMVLASAVFGILAFLLIYPLKDSNNWVRNFTRYYYITLLPLVILMAVSIYVRISQYGVTVPRYYVATLTFWLLGISLYFVLSKKDNILYIPLSLIIIGIFTVYAPFNASHSAGLNQKNRLTKVLESHEFLKDGKPTNVDFKKLSEKEIDKVYASVDYLTQNQPEKLKDWFSDVDFKKISTEKSMIGRKNAFYALTKWPQNEVSVSSYYVDAKNNDYISLENADLMLDSYHLYSELTVNGSKFLAKNKDNTLKISENDKEILSFDLSKITQKKYEQAPQDSLIFRSENEKYKGKLLLESGYIKDHKIENIVWRLLLTKK; this is encoded by the coding sequence ATGGCTAAATTATTTTCTCAGGAATCGGTTTTAAATCTTGTCAATTCTTTCCGTAAATCGGTTTCACGATTTCCAGTCACTATTTTGGTGGCGGTTGCAGCCACAGGGGTATTCATAATGATGGTCAAACAAAGCGACGGTCCAAATGAAGACGGTCTGCTTAGAATCGCATTGTCTTTGATTTTAGCTATCCCTTTAACTTTCAGTGCCGAAATTTTTGAAGAAAGAAAACGCCTTCCCCGGTTTCTTGTGGTTGGCTTATGCCTGGTTTATATTTTAGGGTTTTACTATTTTTCCACAAAAAATGAGGCTCTTTTTGAAAATCAAATATTTGTAATCAAATATTTTGTTCTGCTCATAACGGCACATCTGATGGCTGCAGTTGCACCTTATTTATTAGAAAAAAACATACCTGCATTCTGGCAATACAACAAAAACCTTTTCCTTGGAATTTTTATTTCTTTGCTGTATTCGGTTACGCTTGCCATTGGTCTTACATTGGCATTTTTAGGGGTAAAAGAACTTTTCGAATTGAATTTTTCGGAACACTGGATTGGATATATTTGGGTATTTTGCATCGGAACCGTAAACACCCTTATTTTTCTTTCTAAGATCCCCGCTCTGACAGAAATTGACAAAGAAAGTAGTTTTCCGCTGGCTTTAAAATATTTTACACAATACGTATTGCTTCCTTTGGTGGCAGTGTACCTATTAATATTGCTGGCCTATGCCGGAAAAATTCTGGGAATGTGGTCGCTACCCAAAGGCTACGTGAGCATAATGGTGCTGGCAAGTGCTGTGTTTGGAATTCTGGCTTTTTTACTGATTTATCCACTCAAAGATTCCAACAATTGGGTTAGGAATTTCACCCGTTACTATTACATCACCTTACTCCCATTGGTGATATTGATGGCCGTTTCGATTTATGTCAGAATTTCTCAATATGGTGTAACAGTACCCCGCTATTATGTGGCAACATTGACTTTCTGGTTGCTAGGGATAAGTCTTTATTTTGTTCTCTCCAAAAAAGACAATATTCTTTACATCCCACTCTCCTTGATAATTATAGGAATATTTACGGTCTATGCTCCATTTAATGCCTCTCATAGTGCGGGATTAAATCAAAAAAACCGTTTAACGAAAGTTTTGGAATCTCACGAATTTTTAAAGGATGGGAAACCTACAAATGTAGATTTTAAGAAACTTTCAGAAAAAGAGATTGACAAAGTTTATGCTTCGGTAGATTATCTTACTCAAAATCAGCCTGAAAAGCTTAAAGATTGGTTTTCAGATGTGGACTTTAAAAAGATTTCAACTGAAAAATCAATGATTGGCCGTAAAAATGCTTTTTATGCTTTGACAAAATGGCCACAAAATGAGGTATCGGTATCTTCATATTATGTTGATGCTAAAAATAATGATTATATAAGCCTCGAAAATGCCGACCTGATGCTCGATTCCTACCATTTATATTCAGAATTAACTGTAAATGGTTCTAAATTTTTGGCAAAAAATAAGGATAACACTTTAAAAATTAGTGAAAATGATAAGGAAATTCTGAGTTTTGACCTTTCGAAAATCACTCAAAAAAAATATGAGCAGGCTCCACAAGATTCTTTGATATTCAGAAGCGAAAATGAGAAATATAAAGGAAAATTGCTTCTTGAAAGTGGATATATCAAAGATCACAAAATTGAAAACATAGTCTGGAGGTTATTGTTAACAAAAAAATAG
- a CDS encoding NADPH:quinone oxidoreductase family protein, translating to MKALVCHQYGKINENLSLDEIPVPVISPEQILIKVSACGINFPDLLMIEDKYQVKPGLPFIPGGEVSGVVVEVGSEVKNFLPGQRVVALCGWGGFAEYLVVNRDRVFEIPDEMNFKDAAAIAYNYSTAFYALNQRGNLKGGESILILGAAGGVGLAAVNLAKVMGAKVIAAASNFEKLEICKKQGADFVINYSSDNLREKINEYTGNKGVDLVFDVVGGEIAEKAFRSLGWQGRYLVVGFASGIIPVMPFNLPLLKGASLVGVIWSNFSKKEPEENRKNFSQILDWFQKGKIKPQIFKEYSLLNAISGLEDLQNRKVIGKAVVIIDQE from the coding sequence ATGAAAGCTTTGGTTTGCCACCAGTATGGAAAAATCAATGAAAATCTAAGCTTGGATGAGATTCCGGTACCAGTCATTTCTCCGGAACAAATTTTGATTAAAGTTTCTGCATGTGGAATTAATTTCCCTGATTTATTGATGATTGAAGACAAATATCAGGTAAAACCCGGCTTGCCATTTATTCCCGGTGGAGAAGTTTCGGGGGTTGTGGTGGAAGTTGGGTCTGAAGTAAAGAATTTTTTACCGGGTCAAAGGGTAGTTGCCTTATGTGGCTGGGGAGGATTTGCTGAATATCTTGTTGTAAACAGGGACAGAGTTTTTGAGATTCCAGACGAAATGAATTTTAAGGACGCCGCTGCAATCGCTTATAATTATTCTACAGCCTTTTATGCACTTAATCAAAGGGGCAATCTGAAAGGTGGGGAATCTATTCTGATATTAGGGGCAGCCGGTGGAGTCGGTTTGGCGGCAGTTAATCTGGCTAAAGTCATGGGTGCCAAAGTAATTGCTGCAGCCTCCAATTTTGAGAAGCTCGAAATTTGCAAAAAACAAGGTGCCGATTTTGTAATAAATTATTCTTCGGACAATCTTAGAGAAAAAATCAATGAATATACAGGAAACAAAGGCGTTGATTTGGTTTTTGATGTAGTTGGTGGTGAAATTGCTGAAAAGGCCTTTAGAAGTCTTGGTTGGCAAGGCCGATATTTGGTGGTGGGTTTTGCAAGCGGAATCATTCCGGTTATGCCATTCAATTTGCCACTACTGAAAGGAGCATCGCTGGTAGGTGTAATTTGGAGCAATTTTTCCAAAAAAGAGCCGGAAGAGAATAGGAAAAACTTCTCACAGATATTAGATTGGTTTCAAAAAGGGAAAATAAAACCGCAAATTTTCAAAGAATACTCGCTGCTAAATGCGATTTCAGGATTAGAAGATTTGCAAAACCGGAAAGTTATCGGGAAAGCGGTAGTAATAATAGATCAAGAATAA
- a CDS encoding thioredoxin family protein produces MIKVLNRPKGIALKIFILIFFVFFLGKTSKAQTYKVGDEIKDFSLRNINGKLYSLSSFPSAKGFILVFTSNYCPFSKSYEDRLVATERRFTSQSYPMILINPNDPEAYQEDNQENISARAKEKGWVFPILRDEKQAMARAFGVTRLPQVFVIQKTGNKYFLKYSGAIDDNPQDAAGISSTYLDDAVNSLLDNKPIIVSQTKPVGCAIRWKPQ; encoded by the coding sequence ATGATAAAAGTATTAAACCGTCCGAAAGGAATAGCATTAAAAATTTTCATTTTGATATTTTTTGTTTTCTTTTTGGGTAAAACTTCAAAAGCACAGACCTACAAAGTAGGAGATGAGATAAAGGATTTTTCATTAAGAAATATCAATGGAAAACTATATTCCCTGAGTTCATTTCCATCAGCAAAGGGCTTTATTTTGGTTTTTACAAGTAATTATTGTCCTTTTTCGAAAAGTTATGAAGACAGACTGGTGGCTACAGAAAGGCGTTTTACTTCACAGTCCTATCCAATGATATTAATCAATCCAAATGATCCTGAAGCTTATCAGGAAGACAATCAGGAGAATATTTCGGCCCGGGCAAAGGAGAAAGGCTGGGTTTTCCCTATACTCAGAGATGAAAAACAAGCGATGGCCAGGGCTTTCGGAGTAACCCGGCTTCCACAGGTTTTTGTGATTCAAAAAACAGGAAATAAATATTTTTTGAAATATTCGGGAGCCATAGACGACAATCCACAGGATGCAGCCGGAATCTCTTCCACATATCTTGACGATGCCGTAAATAGTCTTTTAGATAACAAACCCATAATAGTAAGTCAAACCAAGCCTGTTGGTTGTGCCATCAGATGGAAACCTCAATGA
- the mazG gene encoding nucleoside triphosphate pyrophosphohydrolase — MSVILPLPISDSRTDALLAFNRLLDIMDDLREKCPWDRKQTFETLRHLTIEETYELSDAIIENDLKEIKKEVGDLMLHLVFYAKIGSETDDFDIVSVLNGICEKLIHRHPHIYGDTVVNNEEDVKKNWEQLKLKEGNKSVLGGVPKSLPALVKAMRIQEKARGVGFDWEEKSQVWAKVEEEMQEFKEHFNAETQETIDNEKAEAEFGDVLFSLVNYARFIDINPETALERTNKKFIKRFQYLETKASASGKKLSEMTLAEMDVFWEEAKSL, encoded by the coding sequence ATGTCAGTAATACTACCTTTGCCCATTTCAGATTCAAGAACAGATGCTTTGCTGGCATTTAACCGCTTGCTTGACATTATGGATGATCTCCGCGAAAAGTGTCCTTGGGATAGAAAACAGACATTTGAAACTTTACGACATCTTACCATTGAGGAAACCTATGAGTTGTCTGATGCAATTATTGAAAATGACCTGAAGGAAATAAAGAAAGAAGTGGGCGATTTGATGCTCCATCTGGTTTTTTATGCAAAAATAGGCTCTGAAACCGATGATTTTGACATTGTAAGTGTGCTCAATGGAATCTGCGAAAAACTGATTCACCGGCATCCTCACATCTATGGCGATACCGTGGTAAATAATGAGGAAGATGTGAAAAAAAACTGGGAACAGCTTAAGCTCAAAGAGGGCAATAAATCGGTACTTGGCGGTGTTCCAAAATCACTTCCTGCCTTGGTCAAAGCCATGCGAATACAAGAAAAAGCAAGAGGCGTAGGTTTTGATTGGGAGGAAAAAAGTCAGGTCTGGGCAAAAGTGGAGGAAGAAATGCAGGAATTTAAGGAGCATTTTAATGCCGAAACACAGGAAACAATCGATAATGAAAAGGCCGAGGCAGAATTTGGAGATGTATTGTTTTCGCTGGTAAACTATGCCAGATTTATAGACATAAATCCTGAAACCGCTCTGGAAAGAACCAATAAAAAGTTTATAAAAAGATTTCAATATCTTGAAACCAAGGCCTCTGCATCAGGAAAGAAATTATCAGAGATGACGCTCGCTGAGATGGATGTTTTTTGGGAAGAAGCGAAAAGCTTGTGA